GTTGGCTTGTTACATTTGGGACACAAGAGCATTACATTGCTTATATGCAACGGAGCTTCAATCTCGTATATGCCACCCTCTCTCACATTGGGAATACCCTTTACGTGTTTCTTAACTATGTTTACATCCTTTACGATCACTTTATTTTCCTCTTTCAGTACCTTTATTACCTCTCCCGTTTTTCCTCTCTCTCTACCTCTCAACACAACAACAGTATCACCTTTCCTTATCCTTGACGCCATATTAAACCACCTCCGGTGCAAGAGATGCGAGCTTGGTAAAACCTCTGTTCCTAACTTCTCTCGCTATGGGACCGAGTATACGCGTACCTAAGGGTTCACCATACTGATTTAGCAAAACAACAGCGTTGTCGTCAAACTTTATGTAACTCCCATCAGGACGCCTGACTTCCTTCTTGGTCCTTACAACCACAGCCCTATAAACTTTTCCCTTTTTCGCAGGGCTGTTGGGTGTAGCATCTTTGACGGTGACGGTCACTACATCTCCAACCGTTGCATACTTTCTCGGTGCGTAAGGTATGCCTATAATTTGAA
This region of Hydrogenobacter sp. genomic DNA includes:
- the rplX gene encoding 50S ribosomal protein L24, yielding MASRIRKGDTVVVLRGRERGKTGEVIKVLKEENKVIVKDVNIVKKHVKGIPNVREGGIYEIEAPLHISNVMLLCPKCNKPTRVGFRVQWEGGILKKYRYCKKCNENIDLVRTKERVKV
- the rplN gene encoding 50S ribosomal protein L14; its protein translation is MIQRQSYANVADNSGAKRVQIIGIPYAPRKYATVGDVVTVTVKDATPNSPAKKGKVYRAVVVRTKKEVRRPDGSYIKFDDNAVVLLNQYGEPLGTRILGPIAREVRNRGFTKLASLAPEVV